aaaagtatttaattgtatattaaaattaaaataattttagtattTGCACCATGACACGATTAATCTCTAAGGTAAAAGACAAATGTAGAATCTATTTAACTGGCCTTAGATTAAGCAAATAAGTAGCAATGAGTCTCAAAAATTggtttacatatattttaaaaaaagagattctGAAGAAATTCGACTAATTTatcaattgtttgtttttataatcgATTAAAACTCATTACAAATTCTCAAAAAAGAGAGATGCTGTGAATGAATTTTCCTTTAAATGGAAATCAAACAGGAACGTTTACAGCGGCCAGCAGAGGGAGCCAGAGTGCAGCTAAAATAGTTTCCTGTGTCTTAAACATGTAGAAATGTTGTCCAGCTGACGGAACACAGCGGAGCCCGTAAAGGTAAAACAATAAAGGACcagatttctgaaaataaaagcagttctGATATTTACCCGCAAATCTGGATTGTCagaaaagaagacagaaaaatctgaaatgttccCAGCGACGCGTCAGTATGTGTGATGTTTTCTCCCAGCACTGAAAATATCTTTGATCAGAATTTACAGAGTAATATATGATGGCACATTTAAGACcattgcagaaagaaaaaaatacatttctgccaaaaaactcagaaaaacttcTAATctcacacattttcaaaagttggaaattttcgacttcaaattttctgtttttttcttgcaaattttttgacttttgaaacttaaaTTTCCTAGTTTTCCTGGATACTTTACCCACTGTGAGTAACCAAACATTTACCAGACACAGACACTTACCTGcaggttttgttaaagtttcataggtttaaaaatttactttgtctctactttttgtcatttttagatATTGAATGATTGATAAGTTATAAATTATGCAGTAGTTGAGTAGCCTTTTTATAAAAACTTGAccagtaaatatgtttaaatctTATAAATGCAATGAAACATctgcaaaacaattaaaaatgctcttcatagatttatttctgtttattcttttcagtttctttccacATTATGAATCCTAAAGTTTCAACATGCAGATTCAGAGGGAATGTTTAGGAGTTTTCCAACAGTTGCAATCACATTTCCTGATGCATTTATGATCTGAAGTGTGAAAACTGATCAATCAAACGGACCACCCATGAGCTAATTTATTTGTGCTTAACGTTCAAATAAACTAGCATTAACACAATTGCAAAAGCTCTGATTTCCATTTCATTTCGTCGCCACGGTGACGGGTCCATTACCAGAAatcctgcagagaaacaaaagaCCTCTCACCTTTTTTAAACCTTCATTGTGAAGGAATACCGTGCAGTAATGCAGCTGTtacacattttgatttaaactgaACTGGTGGGAAAGAAACGGTGAAATGTAGAAGAGAAGTTCACTCCTCCTCaggcttcattttatttaaacgaagtggtaaaattttaacaattttacaGCAAATTTACTGGCATTTAGTGCTTAAACCTATGATGGAGTGTTAGGGCTACACTAAGAAAAGAAACCTAAGATTACGACAATAAAGTTAGGTGGACCGGAGTTCACTTTTTGGTTTGATTAAtcattcacacctcaccaaatgaaccaaactttCTACACATACACAATGGTATTTAGTtaaaagtggactaaacagggcgAGTGTGAATGCACCTTTAGTTCTCCTGCTAAATATCTCACCTTAAAACCCAGCAAATAGATTgtgcaacacatttttaaataattgttgaTGTGAGTTCAAACCACAgcttttctaacttcctgtaACCACTAGCTGGACTGCAGCAGTAACACCAACAGTTATAAAATAGATGCAAACACAAAGTGGAGATTTAGCTCCAGTTTTTCCtctattttattaaaacttatGGTGTTTTTTCCTGCACAGTATGGATTTACTGTTAATTTGGCTTTGGGTGCCaacagggggcgctgcagcTCAGTAACATCCCTTCATCCTTTGCTAACGCATTTGGATGAGTAGAAGAAGTGACTGTGAAGTTTCTAATAAATTTGTTGTCATCTCtaagatgatgatgataataataataataataataataataataaaataaaactgaggaTTTGGGAGGTAATTAATACTCTGGGATTGGGATAAACCGCAGAgatctaaatgtattttttatttgaacctGAACACGTTTTCAGACTCTGATCTCTGTCAGGTTTTTATAAGTTATTGTGTTGCAGATCATTACAGATCCGACGGACTTCAGCGCCTCCTACAGATTCTTAAATCAAATCCTCACACTGATCGCACGTTACCTGATTTTCCGTCCCGTCTGGAGcaaaatgcatttcaaaatgctgctTTGAAAATAACAAGTAATGTGGTTTCCGTGAAaccttttctgtgtgtgttcatgttCTTCTCGGAGGAAAAACGTTAAAACATTTTGGTTATTATTCATCATCTGTCTCACTTTTCACGtggtttgttttaattgagATCAGCTGATTATCATCAATAGTTTtacaatatttatgttttattgttggttttgtttgtatGCTTTGGCTACACTGTGTTGAGGGGTTTGTGTTTAAAGTGTTTCAATGTTGCGACTATTTACGAGGCACAAagtgccatttcatagcacaatccagtaactatgttagcttcagttatttaaaagtaatttaaagtcaaccaaaatttaaatttggctcactttcatattttcattttgggtctCAACTGATTCTGAAAAAACACACCCAAGCACTTTTTggcaataatttaatatttgtttgagGTCTTGAAAATTAACTGTTTCAAACTTTTGAAACTGCTGAATTCAGCAGGCACcgctcgttacctagcaaccccagtggaactctgcctgttacctagcaacccaagcgaaACTCCACCACGTTTAGTCAGCTGGTGTCTCCGCTGattgcgctgtacaatggctgctggctGTCATAATGTTATGACTTTTTGTCGTATGACATTTGGTCTTATATCtatttttgtaacattacaactttttttctcattctatCACAACTAATCTCACaatatgacatttgttgtgTAACTTTGTTCTTGTAACACTATATTACTCTCATAATATGAGTTTTTAATTGTGTTACTACAAatttattctaatatttttgactttttgtcatatgactttattcttgtaattttttttctttgcctggCACTAACACTCTGACTTAGATAACTTCTAAAgttgtaacaaaaataatttatgtgtttactttttatttattttatttttttgacaggcCTTTCTGGGCTTCCATAggatttttctgatttatttcgTTGCACAGCAGCAGACTCCAGCTGTTAACTAGATTCTGGATAATGAAACATTTCCTCTGCCTTAAGGTCTAAAACATATTCTGAAGGAACAGATAGTTGTGTTTTTGAGAAATAAGGTTTTTCAAATGAGGACATTTCACAAGTCACAACGACTCAGGTGCAGAACTATTTAAATATATAGGAATAGATCACAAAGGAAAGTCTAGTTGTCTCTTGTAGGGATGAACTCCTCTGTTTCTGCCTCATCCCGCTGACTAGGCAAGCATAAAGACATTCAGAGCTGAAAAGGTGTCCAGCGTCTCCATTTATCGCCTCTCCAGCGCCGCCATTTATATCCTGCGCACATCTGCTCACAGGAAGTCATTCGTCCACTGAGCAAATTTAGCATCATGTAATGATGCATGAAACACTAGAAACAGCAGACAGCTCTCTGCTCACCAATCAGTCACCATCTGAAGTATTCGGCTGCGACAGATGGAGGTTAGATGAGAGTCAGAATGAGAAGTTATTCTTCATGTATCTAACAGCAAATGCTCTTTAGATGTGAGGATAATCACCAGTTTGCCTCGGTTGCAGCTGTTGGAGCCGTTGGCAGTGGTTGGGTTAAGGCGTTATAACAGGAAATCAAATTTCTTATAAGTCCTGTTTGacatatgtagcatttttataacaactgatggtaacagttacttgattgtgataTAAAGTTTCACTAGgtgactggaaaacacacaacaccTTTAAAAGCTGTTGGAAGAGATTAAAAACTGAACGCTGCCTCACCTTGattagttctggttctggtaacAATGATGCAGTTTTTCCAGATAAACAACTCTGGAACAAGTTGAGTTCACAAATGTTGGTGTTTTGTTGAGAGCTGACGCCCGTTTCTCCTTTTTGGTCCAGGATAAACATCAAAGTCTGGAACGCTGCTTCATTTCTGACGTCGTCTCTAACCTTCCTGCTGCAGGACTGCAGATTGGAGCAGAAGACATTTCTGCTTAATATTTAATGACACCCAGTGTGCGTCCTCTGGTGTCCAATTTGCACGTCTCAGCTGGGTTTCTATTCAGAACTCGTCTCATTTAATGTAACATCGATCAAAAAGCATCGCTGTTGGTGAACCAGAGCTGCTCTCAGTTTCTTCATAAGCTTTAAGTATCTTACAGTTTTCtctcacagaaataaaaatctgctctCGTGTGTCGTCAAAAACTTGCTACACCTAAAACataccaaagtatgaaaaaactactGCTGTAACTAAtgaaaactagcaaacacactttaaaaacttgttaaaactaactgaagtagaaaaacaaaaagacattgaTGAATAACCCAAAACTATTATAACCCGTTTATAACATGATAATCACCGAATCGGTTCGATTtcggaccaaaattgcaacatttacattttccacTGCTGTGAATCACTTTCACGCGAAACTTAGCATcctagcactttagcattagcttctgctaaacaccatgttggtgtagcacttTAGTACAACTGACTACTAGAgccatgtaaacaaaaaataaaaacataaaatgacaaaaaatataaacaatatagtgtaaataatacgagaataaagtcataatattatgagagtAAACtcatacgagaataaagttgtaatattttgactttctGACAATCCAACTTTTATAAAGTTGTACAAGAATAAGGTTGTAATATGAGAACAAAgttgaaacaaaatgacaataataaagtcataatatgaagtggaacaaaaatttatttaaataaagtcaaaatattacaagCATATAGTtgtaatatgagaataaagtcataaaatttcacaatattctCACAATaccacaactttattctcatactattttaactttattattggaatactatgactttattattgttttattcacactttattctcattttatttttaaacattttcttagcGTGGCCCCAATACTTTGTTGTactttagcgttagcagaacTAAAGTTTATGGTTagtgctttagcgttagcagaacTAAAGTTTATGGTTagtgctttagcgttagcagaacTAAAGTTTATGGTTAGTGCTTTAGAGTTAGCAGAACTAAAGTTTATggttagtgctttagcattagtgcAGCTAGCTTTTTAGCAGTGCCCACCAAAGGTTTTGCTATTGGATAAATCTTTCCAGATATCTTGTGTTCTTCAGTCTCCTTCTAAATCTTCTTATCCAGGGCTGTAGCTAGCAGGTCCAGCTATAGGTGGACGGACAGCATCCTCCCACAAAAGATCTGAACTGgtcaaataaatctttatttcagaCCAAACAAAGTCtgtttgtattttacataaaatccataaaaaccTCCAATGAAaattttcttcctcttattTCCAGTTTGGCTCGCGAACTGGAAACATCCCAGTCTGAGGTTATGAACCCAAACCTCCTCTGGTGTTTCAGTCTGTGGAGGCAGCAACCTGCTGTCAGCAGCAGCTGCGGAAACATTTCTTGAAGAACTTCTTGAACTCCGTGTTGAATATGGTGTAGATGATGGGATTGAGGGCGCTGTTGACGTAGCCGAGCCAGGTGACGGTGCTCATCAGCGCGTCGGGGATGTTGCACGTCAGGCACAACGCTCGCATCGTGTGCACCACGAAGAACGGCGTCCAGCAGAACAGAAAGCAGCCTGAACAGACGAAGAGGAGAACCGCAGGTTAAGAGATCCGAACGGTGGGAATCTGGTCAGATTTAAAGAGTCAGGTCTGATTTTACAGATgagatgattaaaattattagggctaggcaaagaaaaaataataataaagaaatgagaTAAAACGTATTATAATAAAGACAACACTACAtgtctgactttattctcatgtaGTTTTGACTTTATTCCCACAATTTTATGTCCTTGATTCCAAATTAATATGACTTTAATCTTGCATTATTTTAGCTTTATCCtcgtaattttattattttatttttgtattattttgacctTATTCTcatacgactttattcttgtaatattacaactttatttgtattattattttgactttaggcttgaaatattatgactttattcttgttgaACTTTTACTGTATTCccttatgagtttatttttgtaattttaggacttttattttcttattaataCAAATTTATTGTATAAATTGTATACAATCTATTTATATTGTATAcaaatttgttgtatttattgtattttttgtaataatgtaaaatgacattatttttgtaattttatttttttgtttttctttgagtgGGCCAAAACAGTCAAATTTGAGGCCCATCAATTCGGCAGCAGAAGATGAACCAGACTGGATTATCGACAGAACAATAATGATCAGCAAGTCAAcgagagaaaaactgaaataagaaaagaatCAAGATGTTGCagtggcctactcaaagtccagaccttaagGGAGCTGTGTAGAAACAAAGAGTAAACTACAGCTTGTCCTCAATGATGTGAGAAATCGAGAGGCAGACGGAAaacatctgctttgttttcagtaaaattgATTTCGTCACTCATTATTCTGAAGAGTTTAATGTTGTACAACCCAATGTAATTAAAccaatgttgaattaaaatcTGCTTAGCTGAGCGGTTTGCACccaattatgtttgttttgaatgtaaaacagaacattttattttgcttctcaGCATGATGAGGAATAAAACCCGTGTGTTGCTGAAACCAGCCGCTGACTGGATCTCAGGCTGTTTCCTCAGTCTGAGTTTAACATCTTGTGTTGTGTGATAATTGGATTGCAGGCTTTAAGCTGTGACAGAGCTACATGAGGAGCTACGGTTGGTCAGGAGCGCCGCTTTTATCCCGGGACTCAGGATGACCTGCAGGAAGGTCGACCTCCTCGCCTAAGAGCTCTGATCAGAGTCTGCAGGAAGATTCACAAACCAAGTGAGGTTGTTTAGTGTCATCAGTGACCTGAATGCTAGTATTAGCTATTGCTAATGGCTAATGGCAATGAAGTTGGTGTCTGGTTCCCATCTTTAGTTGGCGCTAAATTAAAGGACTAATTTGCATTTAAACGTTCTGGACCTTGTTTGGTCACCATGGTTACCATGAGCTTTTCCACCAGGCAGTCCGGTAGACTTGGTTCGATTGGGAccaaagttttaacatttatttttatctccatctgctgcggttctctttctctctgctctgactcaaaccaaccaaaccctttgagcaacctgttcccctcctggcctgtgggggcgctgcaccaagaaccactgaagaaaacatgaaagcCTCTGAAGaggacactgagcacaacttccttcttcaccaaatctaaacaaaaatgcagtgacatcagattttagtgcctcaaggatttctcttttgtctttgctaAGAAAACCActagccatttctcccgctagcgtgAGCTTAGTGGAtcgggtttgttttttttaccccgaATGctctgcgctgtagtccacttcctgcttttggaacgGTTTCCAATCCGCTTgccgttcacatatgcattcgaaccgaaccagagttcatttcaaaCTGAAACCTAGATTTGTAGGTGGATCAGAATTCAATAATGCATTCACACCTCAAACAAACCGAACCTTTTGGATGGACTCAAGTTGGACTTAACAGGGCTGGTGTTAATTTACCTTAAGGGTATTTCCCCACCAGTCCTGTTCAGCCCACTTTAATCCAAATCCAGACCGTTTGGATTTGGATTTTGAACCCCCAGAAAGTtcggttcgtttggggaggtgtgaatgctcaATGGGACCCATAAAGGGAATCTGTTTCTCCTACAAACCTCGCTGTGGGTTCAGGTTAAGTGAACTCTAGTGTGGTTCAAATcgatatgtgaacaccaagcagactggagaccgctccaaaggcaggaaatggactacagtgcagggcattatgggtaaatataaccaaaacaaattaTAAGACCAGCACTAGGAGGAATAATGACTTGTGGTCtttaaccaaagaaaaaaaagaaaaactacaaccGCTAGAATCTGACATcactgcatttttgtttacatttcatgaaggaagttgtgctcagtgttttcttcagaggttttaatgttgtttccttcaatggttcttggtgcagcgcccccacaggcgaggaggggaacgggtttttcaaagggtttgattGATGTGAaagagaactgcagcagcttaaaatgtaactaatgttgcaactttggtccccaatcaaaccaaaTCTAGTGGACCATCAGGGTGAAACAACCTTTAGCTTCAGAACCAACATTAACGGATTGAAAAATTAACCACAGATGACAAGAGAAACTGACAGAACCGCCCCAAGTTGGGCGCCATTTTGTTGGGAGTTGAtcagtgacaaaaatattaaaataaaatcaccaaaCGGCACTCCACATTTCTGCTCTAAATTAGGCCAATTTATCTGaatctaccggactatcaggtgagAAAACACTCCAAGGGAGAGATTGAGTCATAATCTGGATTTGGGGAGCCATTACTAGTCTCCAGAGGGACCACCATACTAAAAATACTCCAACAGCCTCATCCAAGAGGTCACAAAAGCACACAGAATAATATTTAAAGCAGTTCTCATTAAATCCtggttttccattttcttttactcaCCTACTACAACCGGTAGGACCCTCATAGCTTTCCGTTCCCTGCTGTTGATCTTCGCCCTCTTCTTGACTTGCTGCTGGTTGAATCTCACTGTTGGCACTGAGTTTTCCCTGTACTGCCGTGGATAAGGAATCTCCTGCTGGATGTAGTCGCCCGAGTCGTCCATGCGAGACTGGGCCAGATCTCTCTCTATGATCCTGGGCAGCGGCATGGGCAGCGCCCCGGGGATGGTGCCCATCATCGGGGGCAGGGCGCCGCCGACCAcgctgctctgctgcagcttccGGCACGCCTCGATGCTGCTGCGCAGCTTGGCCTTCCGCGTCTCCTCCCACCGCTTCAGACCTCGAAAAATCCCAAAGTAGAGCAGCACCATGATGGGGCAGGGGATGAAGAAGGAGCAGACGGACGAGTACACCACGTAGTTGTTGTCCTCCAGTTTGCACTCTCTGGTATCGCGGTTCGGCACGTTGTTGATGCCGAAGATGACGGGCGAGGCGACGGCCAAGGCCAGCAGCCAGGTGGCGGACAGCAGGATGAGCTGCCGGTAGTCCACGTGTTTACGGTTGTAATTCAGCGGTATGGACACCGCAATGAACCTGGAAAAAGAACATGAGCTACATCAACCgaagtttggttttctttcaggttctaaaacaaaggaaaactttgatactttttaacaaaattaggACCAAAAAAAGCTCTTTGACCCAAAGCCATTTTTTCTGGATTTCTATAGGATTGCTataatgctaaatattttcaaatctacGCTATAAGTTATAGCATAATGAAAAAGACACGGTGTAGTAAGTAGCTGAAAGAGAATTTCTTAATGAATCGAACAGATTATTTCTAGACATTTGCTGCAGGAAATGTCCTTGTAATGTAGCAGCTAGCTTAGCAGCAAATGTTGGATgtagtttacatttattttgtttcaaagacACAAGAAAACTCCTAcagccgctaaaatctgatgccactccagatgccacttttgtttgtttaaattttatgaagaaggaagttgtcctcaatgtcttcttcagaggttttcctgttgtttccttcagtggtctttggtgcagtgcccccacaggcgaggaggggaataGGTTTTTCAActagtttggatcatttgacaccgtgcaatgtgaaagaaaaccacAGTGGCTGAAAATAGGCCTGTCGCAActagcaataaatcaattaatcatgtgataaattaaaacgatttcaataattttcatttgaataatttttttctctccttctgccAAAatctggatgacaaaagtcttcagtcaggTCCTTTGGCCTCAACCagccctttttttgaaggacagttttgtttacagagactccATAATTcatcttatttgttgttttatttgcacatttaaGATGTTTCCAGTTCCAGGGTTAAATgctcattagaatttaaagtttattgagtTTTCAGATGTGCTGTTATTACCataatattacttgaaaatggtctcaaaacagcaatgTTATCGTTTACTGCAATGAcatctggaacaatttatcctgggcaaagtttgaaaatgtaacaaatgttgcaattttgttcCAATTAAACAAATTGAGTCTATCAGTGAAATTACAGCAGCGTTATTACCTGAACATCTGACAGGTGAAGATTTATTCTTTctcaaagttttaaatgaactcaGTCAGTAAAAGGGTTTTTGTTTGGTAATTAGCAGAACACAGAGTTAAAAACCTTGACTGACTGAAAAAGTGGCTAAAATCCAAACAGATCCAGTAAAACCAGTGATCCGGACCACAGTAAGGTGGAAACCCACCGGTCCACGCTGATGGCACACAGGTTGAAGATCGATGCCGTACACAGCATCACGTCCATGGTCATCAGACCGTCACATATCGTCATGTTCAGGGTCCAAACTCCACCCTGAAACTGctccagaacacacacacacccacacacacacagcacgtCATTAGCTGACCCAAATCCCAGTGAGAAAATGTGTAATCCTGAACACAAACATTCAGGCCCCGCCCACTTTCCCCGGCCGTCTGCAGGTGAACACACGCTGACGTCTCTAATCCAGGGCCTGCATGCCGGCGGTGTGACGCCTCACTGCGAGGTAACAAGATCAAAAACTGGGCTTTTTAACAGgcagagccggcccaaggcatatgCTTATGACCCccacaccaccagggg
This genomic stretch from Xiphophorus hellerii strain 12219 chromosome 4, Xiphophorus_hellerii-4.1, whole genome shotgun sequence harbors:
- the drd4b gene encoding dopamine receptor D4b; translated protein: MADNFSDLINESLPAAPVAHYNFPALIFGILLIITVSAGNVLVCLSVYLEKALKTTTNYFIVSLAFADLLLAVLVLPLFVYAEFQGGVWTLNMTICDGLMTMDVMLCTASIFNLCAISVDRFIAVSIPLNYNRKHVDYRQLILLSATWLLALAVASPVIFGINNVPNRDTRECKLEDNNYVVYSSVCSFFIPCPIMVLLYFGIFRGLKRWEETRKAKLRSSIEACRKLQQSSVVGGALPPMMGTIPGALPMPLPRIIERDLAQSRMDDSGDYIQQEIPYPRQYRENSVPTVRFNQQQVKKRAKINSRERKAMRVLPVVVGCFLFCWTPFFVVHTMRALCLTCNIPDALMSTVTWLGYVNSALNPIIYTIFNTEFKKFFKKCFRSCC